From Pyrenophora tritici-repentis strain M4 chromosome 1, whole genome shotgun sequence, the proteins below share one genomic window:
- a CDS encoding DUF1421 multi-domain protein codes for MAGSQSNSGDTDADVQEQLLNYPSERNTSKRAETISPGAKFTAEHLMRHCPYTVTFDYINPSLWGVPAPEDADETHATTWVAKAIHDYHVGMEWDERLYFDYQWDFEGWTRELFQKVERTTLRSLKTVLRYRGVYTGKFRARVADSLFNLLGGENAPEWDPAEFKAEKFDERSEAYQRQQNAHLAAPIDRQAQQPLQQTQPLEPLQPQPQRPSQGEQYRVRQGVRSHPQYQELQQPPYAINAYAGPQPRQTEQAMQPQQWYPQTQTRPQRPHTARPLGLPHDPYKTLPPRWSRNDRLEANTITQFSKLWDNSNKYTGNAYDLLDDKIKIFFSICWQVDIQEEQFHAVFPRILTGRAETFYIQVVERDDSFADAYMAIKNHFDHDVHHQHYYTDWTTTTFARTRAENPDKGLHEVLQILLDKLQLCQRALGKNFEGEDALRTTVINACRGVPELEMALFKPATICEGLFSDLRSAVETHLARQHTAQLVTEDQYYLDRRYNGNGRIRGGSRGGGGFRGGSRGAYRGGEQRDDNGRGFKPRWRKKCFVCRKEGCWSTNHTDKERKDAPPEDFSVHLAEYEGIEHTSQYNQRGWREEEDCEDDEDDDVAEAHSEHQFFKEQCLADQAFLHHISGDDIYSRDAPSAPASQFLLEDRYTRSVYQGILPDTGAANVSTVGKEQYLALTREDPTVKLDTSTAGKASIKFGKGEATASIGTVQVSTEIGKINFEVLEAPTPFLLCLADMDRLKVYFNNTTDELVQDDVHIPVIRKWGHPWFHLNKRERATMFLTETELRRLHRRFGHPAVTRLVKLLKDAGHNDFEERTLEEVTKFCHHCQLHSSAPRRFKFTLKDDHHFNYEILVDVMYLSNKPVLHVVDSSTAFQGARFLSAISAKETWQALRILWIDTYQGPPDIITHDAGTNFASAEFRAEAKIMGVTCKQVPTEAHWSIGKTERYHAPLRRAWDILHAELTDTMSDDAILQMAVKAVNDTAGPDGLVPTLLVFGAYPRMTAESPPSPSMVKRSEAIQKATKALRKLTAERQVADALNTRNGPATADMLALPLQSEVLVWRESDGWNGPYKIASTDGHNITVDMVNGPATFRSTVVKPYYRPDHLWSDPDAPHAPNEPNEPHEPIAVPPAAQPRRRGRPPGSKNKRKAHAYITKKEQDDLELAIKLRNDGVITTSGAPFEASDDQEISDLVGRGVFKFEQYDERLHSKIRIFKSRLVREVKGKTTKPYEKSRLVIQGYQDYGKEAILTQSPTIQRCSQRLIMSLAPGLVQSGMSVELRDITQAYPQAQTTLKRTILAHLPTELVHRYPEGTILHVIKPLYGIAEAGVHWWTTYHGHHCKELDMSTSTYDPCLLITNSDDADVFGIVGMQTDDTLMLGTTAFLSREEKKIQKAQFRSKPKAMLTPEVQLDFNGCTLTMDASRVLILRQKGQGGRIRLVDIRAPDRAQQYTEQRARGAYIASTCQPEASFDLSVAAQAQQPSDEDIKALNKRLKWQMENLTRGLRYVTVNLTEAKLIVFVDGSFANNKDLSSQLGFVLMLVNESIGANTFTIQGNVIHYSSTKCKRITRSVLASEIYGMVNGFDIGIAVATTLRIVTERLGLPAIPLVICTDSYSLYECLVKLGTTKEKRLMIDIMALRQSYERREITEIRWINGEDNPADAFTKASPNRALERFIDGNKLTVRVDGWVQRPTSFDV; via the exons ATGGCAGGCAGCCAGAGCAACTCTGGCGATACAGACGCTGATGTTCAAGAGCAACTACTCAACTATCCATCCGAACGCAATACAAGCAAGCGCGCAGAAACTATATCCCCAGGAGCGAAGTTTACTGCTGAACACCTTATGCGACactgtccatacacagtCACGTTTGACTATATCAACCCATCtctctggggtgtacccgcacCAGAGGATGCAGACGAGACGCACGCAACAACCTGGGTCGCGAAggctatccacgactaccATGTAGGAATGGAATGGGATGAGAGACTATACTTCGACTACcaatgggactttgaaggatggacacGAGAGCTATTCCAGAAGGTTGAGCGCACTACGCTAAGATCTCTGAAGACTGTGCTCCGGTATAGGGGAGTCTATACAGGCAAATTTCGGGCTAGAGTAGCTGATTCCCTCTTCAACTTACTAGGAGGAGAAAACGCTCCCGAATGGGACCCTGCAGAGTTCAAGGCCGAGAAGTTTGACGAACGTTCTGAGGCGTACCAGCGTCAGCAGAACGCACATCTAGCAGCCCCTATAGATAGACAAGCGCAGCAGCCACTGCAACAGACGCAGCCACTGGAACCGCTACAGCCGCAGCCACAACGTCCGTCACAGGGCgagcagtatagagtgagacaaggcgttCGAAGCCACCCGCAATATCAAGAGCTACAACAACCGCCCTACGCGATCAATGCCTATGCAGGACCACAGCCTCGACAAACGGAGCAGGCTATGCAACCACAACAATGGTACCCGCAGACACAGACACGACCCCAGCGACCGCATACCGCGAG ACCCCTTGGCCTACCACAtgacccgtacaagacgctaccgccgcgatggtctCGCAACGATCGGCTCGAAGCCaatacgatcacgcagttctctaagctatgggacaatagcaacaagtatacagggaatgcgtacgatctcctagacgataagattaagatcttcttcagcatctgctggcaggtagatatccaggaggagcagtttcacgcagtgtttccccgtatccttaccgggcgtgcagagacgttctacatacaggttgtagagagagatgatagctttgctgatgcgtacatggcaatcaaaaaccacttcgaccatgacgtccatcaccagcactactacacagactggacgactacaaccttcgctcgcacccgcGCAGAGAACCCTGATaagggactacacgaggttctgcagatcctgcttgacaagctgcagctatgccagcgtgcccttggcaagaactttgagggtGAGGATGCCCTCCGCACTACGgtcatcaatgcctgccgaggagtaccagaacttgagatggcactgttcaagccagccacaatctgtgaaggactcttctcagaTCTACGATCCGCAGTGGAAACACACCTAGCACGGCAACACACCGCCCAGTTGGTCACAGAAGATCAATACTACCTAGACcgccgatacaacggcaatggaaggatccgaggtggatctcgaggtggaggaggattcagaggcggatccagaggagcataccgaggaggcgagcagcgcgacgacaacggacgaggattcaagccacgttggaggaagaaatgctttgtttgccggaaggaaggatgctggtctaccaaccacacagataaagagcgcaaagatgccc CCCCTGaggacttctccgtacatcttgcagaatacgaagggatcgagcacaccagccagtacaatcagagaggctggagagaggaggaagactgcgaggatgacgaggatgacgacgtcgcggaagcaCATTCTGAACACCAGTTCTTCaaggagcaatgccttgcagaccaggcgttcttgcatcATATCTCGGGCGACGACATATACAGCCGAGACGCGCCGTCAGCACCAGCATCGCAGTTCCTGCTTGAGGACCGCTACACACGATCTGTGTACCAAGGAATCCTACCAGATACAGGCGCTGCAAACGTATCCACGGTCGGCAAGGAGCAATACCTCGCACTTACGAGAGAAGATCCGACGGTTAAGTTAGACACATCTACAGCAGGGAAAGCGTCTATTAAATTCGGAAAAGGCGAGGCTACAGCGTCGATTGGCACCGTGCAGGTCTCTACGGAGATCGGAAAAATCAACTTCGAAGTGCTCGAGGCGCCTACGCCGTTCTTGCtatgccttgcagacatggaccgctTAAAGGTATACTTCAACAATACGACAGACGAGCTGGTTCAGGATGACGTACACATCCCggtgattcgcaaatggggacatccttggttccatctaaacaagagagagagagcaactaTGTTCCTAACGGAGACAGaattgcgacggctccatcgacggtttggacacccagctgttaCGCGACTAGTCAAACTCTTAAAGGatgctggccataacgacttcgaagaaagaaccctagaagaagtcactaagttctgccaccactgccagctccacagctccgcgccgcgccgattcaaattcactcttaaggatgatcaccacttcaactatgagatcctggtggacGTAATGTACCTAAGCAACAAACCTGTACTGCATGTGGTcgattcctcaacagcgtttcaaggcgcgaggttcctcagcgctatctcagctaaagaaacatggcaagcactgcggatactatggatcgacaccTACCAGGGACCACCCGACATCATCACGCATGATGCAGGTACTAACTTCGCGAGCGCAGAGttccgcgcagaagcaaagatcatgggagtcacatgcaagcaagtacctacggaggcgcactggtctatcggcaaaactGAGAGGTACCATGCCCCTCTACGCCGGGCATGGGACATACTCCATGCAGAACTCACTGACACTatgtccgacgacgcgattctccagatggctgtgaaggctgttaacgatactgctggccctgatggactagtcccgacgttactagtctttggagcgtacccacgaatgactgcagagtcaccgccatcaccatcaatGGTCAAacgcagcgaggctattcaaaaggcgacgaaagccctgcgcaagctcactgcagagcgccaagttgcagacgccttgaacacccgcaatggaccagccactgcagacatgctcgcgctcccactccagagcgaagtcttagtatggagagagagtgatggctggaatggcccgtacaagatcgccagtacagATGGCCACAACATCACTGTCGACATGGTTAATGGTCCAGCGACATTCAGATCAACTGTCGTtaagccatactacagaccagaccaccTGTGGAGCGACCCtgatgcgccacacgcgccgaatgagccgaatgagccgcacGAGCCGATAGCAGTACCTCCGGCAGCGCAACCACGTAGaagaggccgccctccagggtcaaagaacaagcggaaggcgcacgcgtacatcaccaagaaggagcaggacgatcttgagctagctatcaagctacggAACGATGGCGTGATCACAACCTCAGGCGCCCCCTTTGAagcgtctgatgaccaagagatcagcgacctagtaggtcgtggagtcttcaagtttgagcaatacgacgagaggctacacagcaagatccggatctttaagtcacgcctagtacgtgaggtcaagggaaagacaactAAGCCTTATGAGAAATCCCGTCtggttatccaaggctaccaagACTATGGCAAGGAGGCTATCTTaacgcagtcgccaaccatccagcgatgtagccagcgcctgattatgtcgctggcgcctgGGCTAGTACAAAgcggcatgagcgttgagCTACGTGATATTACGCAGGCATACCCACAGGCTCAGACAAcactgaagaggacgatactcgcacacCTCCCTACCGAGCTGGTacatcgatatccagaaggcacgATACTCCACGTGATCAAGCCACTATATGGGATCGcggaggcaggagtccactggtggacaacatatcacggacaccactgcaaggaaCTAGATATGTCAACAtctacgtacgacccatgcctgttgatcacgaacagcgacgacgcagacgtcttcggcatcgtcggtatgcagacagacgacaccctCATGCTCGGAACGACCGCGTTCTTATCACgcgaagagaaaaagatccagaaggcgcAGTTTAGATCAAAACCAAAGGCTATGCTGACACCAGAGGTGCAGTTAGACTttaatggatgtacacttacgatggacgccagcagagtcttAATCCTcaggcagaaaggacaaggaggaaggatcaggcTTGTTGATAttagggcacccgaccgcgcgcaacagtacaccgagcaacgcgcccgcggagcgtacatcgcatcaacatgccaaccagaggcaTCATTTGATCTGTCCGTAGCTGCTCAagcgcagcaaccatcagacgaggacattaaggcactcaacaagcgcctgaaatggcagatggagaatctcACTCGTGGCCTACGCTACGTCACTGTCAACCTTACGGAGGCTAAGTTGATAGTCTTTGTAgacggctcctttgccaacaacaaggacctcagctcacagctaggctttgtcctcatgctcgtcaacgagtccATTGGCgccaacaccttcacaatacaaggcaacgtgatccactacagctctacaaagtgcaagcgcatcacacggagcgtactggcctcagagatctacggcatggtcaacggctttgacataggcatcgcggttgcaaccacgctaaggatagttacagaacgacttggactacctgcaattcccttggttatctgtacagactcgtactccttgtacgagtgcctagtaaagcttgggacaacgaaggagaagcgcCTCATGATCGATATtatggcgctgcgccaatcatatgagcgtcgcgagatcacggagatccgctggatcaatggcgaagacaatcctgcagacgccttcacgaaggcatcgccaaaccgcgctcttgaacgctttattgacggcaataagctgacagtccgagtagatggatgggtgcagaggccaacaagctttgatgtttAA
- a CDS encoding Tymo-45kd-70kd multi-domain protein, which yields MRPEVEQELSHTLLIELLAYQFASPVRWIETQDVVLGEKTTERIVEIGPADTLGVMAKRTLASKYEGHDAARSLQRQILCYNKDAKDIYYDVDPIEEEPEAPAPSSGGAPAASSSAPAASAPAAAAPPPPSAGPASQVPDAPVTATDILRTLVAQKLKKPLMDIPLTKAIKDLVGGKSTLQNEILGDLGKEFGSTPEKPEDTPLDELGASMQATFNGQLGKQSSSLIARMVSSKMPGGFNITAVRRHLETRWGLAQGRQDGVLLLAITS from the exons ATGCGTCCCGAGGTCGAGCAGGAGCTTTCGCACACGCTGCTCATCGAGCTGCTCGCATACCAATTCGCCTCGCCCGTGAGGTGGATTGAGACGCAGGATGTCGTCCTCGGCGAGAAGACGACGGAGCGCATCGTCGAGATTGGCCCCGCAGACACACTCGGCGTAATGGCCAAGCGCACACTTGCCAGCAAATATGAAGGACATGATGCTGCCCGGTCACTGCAGCGTCAAATCCTGTGCTACAACAAGGACGCAAAGGACATCTACTACGATGTAGACCCCATAGAGGAGGAGCCAGAGGCACCGGCACCCAGCAGCGGGGGAGCTCCAGCAGCATCCTCGTCTGCCCCGGCCGCCTCAGCACCAGCGGCTGCCGCTCCCCCACCACCGAGTGCTGGGCCTGCATCCCAGGTGCCAGATGCTCCAGTCACAGCTACCGATATTCTGCGGACATTGGtagcccagaagctgaaGAAGCCGCTCATGGACATTCCGCTCACCAAGGCCATCAAAGATTTGGTTGGAG GCAAGTCTACGCTCCAAAACGAAATTCTTGGAGACCTGGGCAAGGAATTCGGCTCGACCCCCGAGAAGCCCGAAGATACCCCCCTCGACGAACTCGGTGCTTCAATGCAGGCAACCTTCAATGGTCAGCTTGGAAAGCAATCCTCCTCCCTCATTGCCCGCATGGTGTCCTCCAAGATGCCTGGTGGCTTCAACATCACAGCTGTGCGAAGGCATCTGGAGACAAGATGGGGACTGGCACAAGGACGACAGGACGGAGTTCTGCTGCTCGCCATCACCAGCTAG